A section of the Rhizobium sp. BG4 genome encodes:
- the murG gene encoding undecaprenyldiphospho-muramoylpentapeptide beta-N-acetylglucosaminyltransferase — translation MSKGIVLLAAGGTGGHVFPAEALAYELKARGYSVHLVTDSRAERYAGKFPAEQIHVVPSATIGSKNPIAVARSLWTLWSGMRAAKKLIQRVKPAVVVGFGGYPTVPPLLAATRLGVPAMIHEQNAVMGRANKALAARVQAIAGGFLPENGGAYPEKTVTTGNPVRPAIIEAAKVPYTPSHPGEPFNLVVFGGSQGAQYFSKAMPTAISLLDDDLRARLRITQQVRPEDMEMVGGCVAQLKMGADIAPFFTDMAERLAKAHLVICRSGASTVSEISVIGRPAVLVPYPHALDHDQAANAAALAATGGAKVIVQAELSSEKIASILTHAMNDPEKLARMAAAAKQAGKPDAANLLAGMVEAIAAGRTIAEFKGAQS, via the coding sequence ATGAGTAAAGGCATCGTCCTTCTTGCCGCCGGGGGAACCGGCGGCCACGTCTTTCCCGCGGAAGCCCTGGCTTACGAGCTGAAGGCCCGCGGTTATTCCGTTCATCTGGTCACCGACAGCCGCGCCGAGCGCTATGCCGGGAAATTCCCGGCCGAGCAGATCCATGTCGTGCCGTCGGCGACGATCGGTTCGAAGAACCCGATCGCGGTCGCCCGTTCGCTGTGGACGCTATGGAGCGGCATGCGCGCGGCCAAGAAGCTGATCCAGCGCGTGAAGCCCGCCGTCGTCGTCGGCTTCGGCGGCTATCCGACGGTGCCGCCGCTGCTGGCCGCAACGCGTCTCGGCGTGCCCGCGATGATCCACGAGCAGAACGCCGTGATGGGCCGCGCCAACAAGGCGCTGGCCGCTCGCGTCCAGGCGATCGCCGGCGGCTTCCTGCCCGAGAATGGCGGTGCCTATCCCGAGAAGACGGTGACGACGGGCAATCCGGTCCGCCCCGCGATCATCGAGGCGGCGAAGGTTCCATACACCCCGTCGCATCCGGGCGAGCCCTTCAATCTCGTCGTCTTCGGCGGCAGCCAGGGCGCTCAGTATTTCTCCAAGGCGATGCCGACGGCGATCAGCCTGCTCGACGATGACCTGCGTGCGCGGCTGCGGATCACCCAGCAGGTGCGGCCCGAGGACATGGAGATGGTTGGCGGCTGCGTCGCGCAGCTGAAGATGGGCGCCGATATCGCGCCGTTCTTCACCGACATGGCCGAACGCCTCGCGAAAGCGCATCTGGTGATCTGCCGCTCGGGTGCGTCGACCGTGTCGGAAATCTCCGTCATCGGCCGCCCGGCCGTACTCGTGCCTTATCCGCATGCTCTGGATCATGACCAGGCGGCGAATGCCGCAGCGCTTGCCGCGACCGGCGGCGCCAAGGTCATCGTCCAGGCCGAACTGTCGTCCGAGAAGATCGCCTCGATCCTGACGCATGCGATGAACGACCCGGAAAAGCTGGCGCGGATGGCGGCGGCGGCAAAGCAGGCCGGGAAACCGGACGCTGCGAACTTGCTTGCGGGCATGGTTGAGGCTATTGCCGCCGGACGTACAATTGCAGAGTTCAAGGGGGCACAGTCATGA
- the murC gene encoding UDP-N-acetylmuramate--L-alanine ligase has translation MKLPKAIGLVHFIGIGGIGMSGIAEVLHNLGHKVQGSDQSDSANVQRLREKGIEVFVGHKAENLGDAEVVVVSTAIKKTNPELIAAREKLLPVVRRAEMLAELMRFRNAIAIGGTHGKTTTTSLVATLLEAGGLDPTVINGGIINAYGTNARMGEGEWMVVEADESDGTFLKLPADVAVVTNIDPEHLDHYGNFDAVRAAFRQFVENVPFYGFGVMCLDHPEVQALVSRIEDRKVVTYGENPQADVRFMNVRIDGARSIFDVEIRRRRTGKVFKLDNLVMPMPGRHNIANATAAIAVANRLGISNEDIAKGLASFGGVKRRFTLTGEWNGVQVFDDYGHHPVEIKAVLRAAREACKGRVIAVHQPHRYTRLSSLFEEFSNCFNDADSIFLAPVYAAGEEPIEGVDSEALVSRIKAGGHRDARFLPSQDVLPELVAEIAKPGDFVVLLGAGSITYWAAALPKQLEGLSGKSA, from the coding sequence ATGAAACTGCCGAAGGCCATAGGCCTCGTCCATTTCATCGGCATCGGCGGCATCGGCATGAGCGGCATTGCCGAAGTGCTGCATAATCTCGGCCACAAGGTTCAGGGATCCGATCAGTCCGACAGTGCGAACGTTCAGCGCCTGCGCGAAAAGGGCATCGAAGTCTTCGTCGGCCACAAGGCTGAGAACCTCGGCGATGCCGAAGTTGTGGTCGTTTCGACGGCGATCAAGAAGACCAATCCGGAACTGATCGCGGCGCGCGAAAAGCTGCTGCCGGTCGTTCGCCGTGCGGAAATGCTGGCCGAGCTGATGCGCTTCCGCAATGCGATCGCCATCGGCGGTACGCATGGCAAGACGACGACCACCTCGCTGGTGGCGACGCTGCTCGAAGCCGGTGGTCTCGATCCGACGGTCATCAACGGCGGCATCATCAATGCCTACGGCACCAACGCCCGCATGGGCGAAGGCGAGTGGATGGTGGTCGAAGCCGACGAATCCGACGGCACCTTCCTGAAGCTGCCGGCCGACGTTGCCGTCGTTACCAATATCGACCCCGAACATCTCGACCATTACGGCAATTTCGATGCCGTGCGCGCGGCCTTCCGCCAGTTCGTCGAGAACGTGCCGTTCTACGGCTTCGGCGTCATGTGCCTCGATCACCCTGAAGTGCAGGCGCTGGTCAGCCGCATCGAGGACCGCAAGGTCGTCACCTACGGCGAAAACCCGCAGGCCGACGTGCGCTTCATGAATGTCCGCATCGACGGCGCGCGCTCGATCTTCGACGTCGAGATCCGCCGCCGCCGTACCGGCAAGGTGTTCAAGCTCGACAATCTCGTGATGCCGATGCCCGGCCGTCACAATATCGCCAACGCCACGGCGGCGATCGCCGTCGCCAACCGCCTTGGCATTTCCAACGAGGACATCGCCAAGGGCCTCGCGTCCTTCGGTGGCGTCAAGCGGCGCTTCACGCTGACCGGCGAATGGAACGGCGTACAGGTGTTCGACGATTACGGTCACCATCCGGTCGAGATCAAGGCCGTGCTGCGCGCCGCGCGCGAGGCCTGCAAGGGCCGCGTCATCGCCGTCCACCAGCCGCATCGCTATACGCGCCTGTCGAGCCTGTTCGAGGAGTTCTCGAACTGCTTCAACGATGCCGACAGCATCTTCCTTGCTCCCGTCTATGCCGCGGGTGAAGAGCCGATCGAGGGTGTCGATTCCGAAGCGCTGGTCTCGCGCATCAAGGCGGGCGGCCATCGCGACGCGCGGTTCCTTCCGTCACAAGACGTACTACCTGAGCTGGTTGCAGAGATTGCAAAGCCGGGTGATTTCGTGGTTCTCTTGGGGGCTGGGAGTATCACTTATTGGGCAGCTGCACTGCCGAAGCAATTGGAAGGCCTTTCGGGAAAGTCTGCATGA
- the murB gene encoding UDP-N-acetylmuramate dehydrogenase, with translation MKQVNGEKLLESLGEGVKDIRGRITPDAPMDRVTWFRAGGLAELMFQPHDEDDLVAFMKLLPEEVPLTVVGVGSNLLVRDGGIPGVVLRLSAKGFGGLELAGENRIRAGAICPDKHVAAMAMDNGIGGFHFYYGIPGSIGGAARMNAGANGGETRERLIELTAIDRKGNKHVLSNADMGYSYRHSSAAKDLIFTSVLFEGYAEDRAKIRADMDAVRNHRETVQPIREKTGGSTFKNPEGHSAWKLIDEAGCRGLVIGGAQMSSLHCNFMINMGQATGYDLEYLGEQVRREVFENSGIKLEWEIKRFGVFMPGREVRPFQGVTSE, from the coding sequence ATGAAACAGGTCAATGGGGAAAAGCTTCTCGAGTCTCTGGGAGAAGGCGTCAAGGATATCCGCGGTCGTATCACGCCGGATGCCCCCATGGATCGCGTCACCTGGTTCCGTGCCGGCGGTCTCGCCGAGCTGATGTTCCAGCCGCATGACGAGGACGATCTGGTCGCCTTCATGAAGCTGCTGCCGGAAGAGGTGCCGCTGACCGTGGTCGGCGTCGGCTCGAACCTTCTAGTGCGCGACGGCGGCATTCCGGGCGTCGTTCTGCGCCTGTCCGCCAAGGGTTTTGGCGGGCTGGAGCTTGCCGGTGAGAACCGCATCCGTGCCGGCGCGATCTGCCCCGACAAGCATGTCGCGGCGATGGCGATGGATAACGGCATCGGCGGTTTCCATTTCTACTACGGCATCCCGGGCAGCATCGGCGGCGCGGCGCGCATGAATGCCGGCGCCAATGGCGGCGAGACGCGCGAGCGCTTGATCGAGCTGACGGCGATCGACCGCAAGGGCAACAAGCACGTACTCTCGAATGCGGACATGGGCTATTCCTACCGCCATTCCTCGGCTGCCAAGGACCTGATCTTCACGTCGGTACTGTTCGAAGGCTATGCCGAGGACCGCGCCAAGATCCGCGCCGACATGGATGCCGTGCGCAACCATCGCGAGACCGTTCAGCCGATCCGCGAGAAGACCGGTGGCTCGACCTTCAAGAACCCCGAGGGTCATTCGGCCTGGAAGCTGATCGACGAAGCGGGCTGCCGCGGTCTCGTCATCGGCGGCGCGCAGATGTCGTCGCTTCACTGCAACTTCATGATCAACATGGGGCAGGCGACCGGTTACGATCTCGAATATCTCGGTGAACAGGTTCGCCGCGAAGTCTTCGAGAATTCCGGCATCAAGCTCGAATGGGAAATCAAGCGTTTCGGCGTGTTCATGCCAGGGCGCGAAGTGCGTCCGTTCCAGGGCGTGACCAGCGAATAA
- a CDS encoding metallophosphoesterase, giving the protein MLTRRSLLTQGMGAGFALSMPRLSRAAVPDVNVTFLVINDVHACRIGDGLSPNCQQEGKTDANLLRHILALNNIHHQTWPEEIAGKPSGLSVAGKEIARPQGIIVCGDVTDDGGGQTAEFAEGSQLLQFSHRYQQGRGSDHVHFPVYVGLGNHDLDQDGRPPQVDWYRDELRDYVQMNHKPSVFFKPAVPVDNYDEASDNYSWNWGGLHLIQAQRYGGDNSKGTASSLDWIKQDLKTYASDGRPVVIFQHYGWDHFSTERWDPAKSTFDDNGTGTPHWWDESERQDLLASLSGYNVIGIFHGHEHDTPMAYKVNGIDIFKAKAAFMGGFTLVRVSNDRMDVAIGEAADDKGGVRFDTAFSKALRL; this is encoded by the coding sequence ATGCTGACGAGACGGTCACTGCTGACACAGGGTATGGGCGCAGGCTTTGCGCTATCGATGCCGCGCCTGTCGCGCGCCGCCGTCCCCGATGTCAACGTCACCTTCCTCGTCATCAACGACGTCCATGCCTGCCGCATCGGCGATGGCCTCAGCCCCAATTGCCAGCAGGAAGGCAAGACCGACGCCAACCTGCTGCGCCACATCCTGGCGCTCAACAACATCCACCATCAGACATGGCCCGAAGAGATCGCCGGCAAGCCGAGCGGCCTCAGCGTCGCCGGCAAGGAGATCGCCCGCCCGCAGGGGATCATCGTCTGCGGCGACGTCACCGACGATGGCGGCGGCCAGACGGCGGAATTCGCCGAGGGTTCGCAGCTTCTGCAGTTCTCGCACCGCTACCAGCAGGGCCGCGGCTCCGACCACGTCCATTTCCCCGTCTATGTCGGCCTCGGCAATCACGACCTCGATCAGGATGGCCGCCCGCCGCAGGTCGACTGGTATCGCGACGAGCTGCGCGACTACGTGCAGATGAACCACAAGCCGAGCGTCTTCTTCAAACCGGCCGTCCCCGTCGACAACTACGACGAGGCGTCGGACAATTACTCCTGGAACTGGGGCGGCCTGCATCTGATCCAGGCGCAGCGCTATGGCGGCGATAACAGCAAGGGCACGGCAAGCAGCCTCGACTGGATCAAGCAGGATCTGAAGACCTACGCATCCGACGGCAGGCCCGTCGTCATCTTCCAGCACTACGGCTGGGATCATTTCTCCACCGAGCGCTGGGACCCGGCCAAGAGCACCTTCGACGACAACGGCACCGGAACGCCGCATTGGTGGGATGAATCAGAACGTCAGGATCTGCTCGCAAGCCTCAGCGGGTACAACGTAATCGGCATTTTCCACGGCCACGAACACGACACGCCGATGGCCTACAAGGTCAACGGCATCGACATCTTCAAGGCCAAGGCCGCCTTCATGGGCGGCTTCACGCTGGTGCGCGTCAGCAACGACCGGATGGACGTGGCGATCGGCGAAGCCGCAGACGACAAAGGCGGCGTCCGTTTCGACACCGCCTTCAGCAAAGCCCTCAGATTGTAA
- a CDS encoding MFS transporter has product MSDAMSPVSPTPSSSNSAQVNSPARVLIASLVGTTIEFFDFYVYATAAVLVFPHLFFPTSDPASAQLQSFATFSIAFFARPLGGILFGHFGDRIGRKATLVAALMTMGLSTVAIGMLPGYDSIGIVAPLLLALCRFGQGLGLGGEWGGAVLLATENAPPGKRSWYAMFPQLGAPIGFILSSGFFLILTETMTNEDFLAFGWRIPFVASLALVAVGLYVRLKIAETPEFQKAVEKHERVAVPVAVVFTKHFRSLVLGTFIAVATFVLFYLMTVFTLSWGTSKLGYSREQFLVVQLVGVVFFGLTIPLSGLLSDRYSRRLILILVTIGIAIFGFFYASLLTAGLTGAFLCSIIGLALMGFTYGPIGAALAAPFPTTVRYTGASMTFNLGGIFGASLAPNIASWLATHYDLSYVGYYLSGAAVISLVCILLSGREEV; this is encoded by the coding sequence ATGTCTGACGCGATGTCACCCGTATCGCCGACCCCCTCCTCTTCGAACAGTGCGCAAGTCAATTCGCCGGCGCGTGTTCTGATCGCGAGCCTCGTCGGCACCACCATCGAATTCTTCGACTTCTACGTCTATGCGACGGCCGCCGTGCTGGTCTTCCCGCATCTCTTCTTCCCGACGAGTGATCCGGCGTCCGCACAGCTTCAGTCCTTCGCCACCTTCTCGATCGCCTTCTTCGCGCGCCCGCTCGGCGGCATCCTTTTCGGCCATTTCGGCGACCGTATCGGCCGCAAGGCGACGCTCGTCGCCGCGCTGATGACCATGGGCCTGTCGACAGTGGCGATCGGCATGCTGCCGGGCTACGACTCGATCGGCATCGTGGCGCCCCTGCTCCTGGCATTGTGCCGCTTTGGCCAGGGCCTCGGCCTCGGCGGTGAATGGGGCGGTGCCGTCCTGCTCGCCACTGAAAACGCCCCTCCCGGCAAGCGCAGCTGGTACGCCATGTTCCCGCAGCTCGGCGCGCCGATCGGCTTCATCCTCTCGTCCGGATTCTTCCTGATCCTGACGGAAACGATGACCAACGAGGACTTCCTGGCCTTCGGCTGGCGCATTCCCTTCGTCGCCAGCCTCGCGCTCGTCGCCGTCGGTCTTTATGTCCGCCTGAAGATCGCCGAAACGCCGGAGTTCCAGAAGGCCGTCGAGAAGCACGAGCGCGTTGCCGTTCCGGTCGCCGTCGTCTTCACCAAGCACTTCCGCAGCCTGGTTCTCGGCACCTTCATCGCCGTCGCCACCTTCGTTCTGTTCTACCTGATGACGGTCTTCACACTGTCCTGGGGCACGTCGAAGCTCGGCTACTCGCGTGAGCAGTTCCTGGTCGTCCAGCTCGTCGGCGTTGTGTTCTTCGGCCTGACGATCCCGCTCTCCGGCCTGCTTTCCGACCGCTACTCGCGCCGCCTGATCCTGATCCTGGTTACGATCGGCATCGCGATCTTCGGCTTCTTCTACGCCTCGCTGCTGACCGCAGGCCTGACCGGCGCCTTCCTGTGCTCGATCATCGGCCTCGCGCTGATGGGCTTCACCTATGGTCCGATCGGCGCTGCACTTGCGGCCCCCTTCCCGACCACGGTGCGCTATACCGGCGCCTCGATGACCTTCAACCTCGGCGGCATCTTCGGCGCCTCGCTGGCACCCAACATCGCCAGCTGGCTGGCGACGCATTACGATCTCTCCTATGTCGGCTACTATCTTTCCGGCGCAGCAGTGATCTCGCTGGTCTGCATCCTGCTGTCCGGCCGCGAAGAAGTCTAA
- a CDS encoding D-alanine--D-alanine ligase, giving the protein MSRKHVAVLMGGFSSERPVSLSSGKACAEALEAEGFQVTTIDVDRDVSAKLSALRPDVAFNALHGPFGEDGTIQGILEYLEIPYTHSGVLASALAMDKGKAKGVAAAAGIPVAQSEVINRFAFPAEHPMMPPYVVKPVREGSSFGVLIVQEDQSHPPQVISSPEWRYGEEVLVERYVHGRELTCGVMGDVALGVTEVVPLGHNFYDYDAKYAAGGSKHVIPAKISPKIYQKIQSLALRAHQAIGCRGVSRSDFRYDDRFSEDGEIIWLEVNTQPGMTPTSLVPEMAGHAGYSFGEFLRWMVEDASCSR; this is encoded by the coding sequence ATGAGTCGCAAGCATGTCGCTGTCCTGATGGGCGGATTTTCTTCGGAGAGGCCTGTGAGCCTGTCTTCGGGGAAGGCATGCGCTGAGGCTCTCGAGGCTGAAGGCTTCCAGGTCACGACAATCGATGTCGACCGCGACGTTTCCGCCAAGCTTTCGGCCCTTCGTCCCGATGTTGCCTTCAACGCCCTGCATGGGCCGTTCGGCGAAGACGGGACGATCCAGGGTATTCTCGAATATCTCGAAATTCCCTACACGCATTCCGGCGTGCTCGCCTCGGCGCTCGCCATGGACAAGGGGAAGGCCAAGGGCGTTGCTGCGGCTGCCGGCATTCCGGTCGCGCAGTCCGAAGTCATCAATCGCTTCGCCTTTCCGGCCGAGCATCCGATGATGCCGCCTTATGTCGTGAAGCCGGTTCGTGAAGGTTCGAGCTTCGGCGTGCTGATCGTTCAGGAAGATCAGTCGCATCCGCCGCAGGTCATTAGCTCTCCCGAGTGGCGCTATGGCGAAGAGGTTCTGGTCGAGCGCTACGTTCACGGCCGCGAGCTGACGTGTGGCGTGATGGGTGATGTGGCGCTTGGGGTTACCGAGGTGGTGCCGCTTGGCCACAACTTTTATGACTATGATGCGAAGTACGCCGCGGGCGGTTCGAAACATGTCATTCCGGCAAAAATTTCACCGAAAATTTACCAAAAAATACAATCATTGGCACTAAGGGCGCATCAAGCAATTGGTTGCCGTGGCGTTAGCAGGTCCGACTTTCGCTACGACGATCGCTTCTCCGAAGATGGCGAAATCATCTGGCTCGAGGTCAATACTCAGCCGGGAATGACTCCAACCTCTCTGGTGCCCGAAATGGCCGGTCATGCCGGTTATTCCTTTGGTGAGTTTCTGCGCTGGATGGTGGAGGACGCTTCTTGTTCTCGGTGA
- a CDS encoding cell division protein FtsQ/DivIB — protein MFSVTVKRIGRPSRQDDIAFPEGDSRMVLPRPLRRVVRFLVSLGTGRIYIPAHAGTVSALAFLAATGLYGMSLGGHTEAVAQATTTAAGFAIEDVKVSGNTATSEIEILELLGLDGTTSLVALDVDAARQKIAKLPWVESAEVRKVYPKTIEVKLKERQAYAIWQHGQELSLIERNGSVIAPLRDNKFSNLPLVVGRDAETAAAALEGEFANWPDIKARVKAYVWVSSRRWDLHLDNGVVVKLPADDVDQALATLSKLDKEQDLLARDIAAVDLRLADRTAIQLTPEAMARRQVVLDQRTKDLKKAGQNI, from the coding sequence TTGTTCTCGGTGACAGTTAAAAGGATAGGGCGCCCGAGTCGCCAGGACGACATCGCCTTCCCGGAAGGTGATAGCCGCATGGTGCTGCCGCGTCCGCTGCGCCGCGTTGTGCGCTTCCTTGTCAGTCTCGGAACCGGGCGCATCTACATTCCCGCGCATGCCGGTACCGTTTCGGCTCTGGCCTTTCTTGCTGCGACCGGCCTCTACGGTATGTCGCTCGGCGGTCACACGGAAGCGGTTGCTCAGGCGACGACGACGGCTGCCGGCTTTGCTATCGAAGACGTGAAGGTCTCCGGCAATACGGCGACTTCCGAAATCGAAATCCTCGAGCTTCTCGGCCTCGACGGCACGACGTCGCTCGTTGCTCTCGACGTCGATGCAGCCCGCCAGAAGATCGCCAAGCTTCCCTGGGTGGAAAGCGCCGAGGTTCGCAAGGTCTATCCGAAGACGATCGAAGTGAAGCTCAAGGAGCGTCAGGCCTATGCGATCTGGCAGCACGGCCAGGAGCTTTCGCTGATCGAGCGCAACGGTTCGGTCATCGCGCCGCTTCGCGACAACAAGTTTTCCAACCTCCCGCTCGTCGTCGGCCGCGATGCCGAGACGGCGGCAGCCGCGCTTGAGGGCGAATTCGCCAACTGGCCGGATATCAAGGCCCGCGTGAAGGCTTACGTCTGGGTCTCCAGCCGCCGCTGGGATCTGCATCTCGACAATGGTGTCGTGGTGAAGCTGCCGGCCGACGATGTCGACCAGGCGCTGGCGACACTTTCGAAGCTCGACAAGGAACAGGATCTTCTGGCGCGCGACATCGCAGCCGTCGATCTCCGATTGGCAGACCGGACCGCAATCCAGCTCACCCCCGAGGCGATGGCCCGGCGTCAGGTGGTGCTCGATCAACGGACCAAGGATTTGAAGAAGGCGGGGCAGAATATATGA
- the ftsA gene encoding cell division protein FtsA — protein MSLFGSSHFGLPRLKPLSSKRSHIVSVLDIGSTKVVCMIGRLTPREESEILPGRTHDIEIIGIGHQRSRGIKTGVIADLDALESVIRLAVDAAERMAGLTVESLIVNLTAGRLGSDVYTATIDLGGQEVELNDLKKVLAAACQQSLRQDRAVLHSLATGFSLDGERGIRDPLSMYGDMLGVDMHVVTAERAALKNLELSVNRAHLSVEGIVATPYASGLAALVDDEVELGCAAIDMGGGTTTISVFAEGKLVHTDAVGLGGHHVTTDLARGLSTRIEDAERLKVVHASAMSNSSDERELISIPPIGEDERDLPTQVPRALVSRIVGARIEETMELIRDRIQRSGFSPIVGKRVVLTGGASQLTGLADVARKILARNVRIGRPMGVSGLPTAAKGPAFSTAVGLMIYPQVADMETHASQSGLLLSLGGNNSRIARMGQWLKESF, from the coding sequence ATGAGCTTGTTCGGTTCATCCCACTTTGGATTGCCGCGCCTGAAGCCGCTTTCGTCTAAGCGGTCGCACATCGTTTCGGTGCTCGACATCGGATCGACGAAAGTCGTCTGCATGATCGGCCGGCTGACGCCGCGCGAGGAGAGCGAAATCCTCCCGGGCCGTACGCACGACATCGAGATCATCGGTATCGGCCATCAGCGCTCCCGCGGTATCAAGACCGGCGTGATCGCCGATCTCGACGCGCTCGAGAGCGTCATCCGTCTCGCCGTCGATGCCGCAGAGCGCATGGCCGGTCTCACGGTCGAAAGCCTGATCGTCAACCTGACGGCCGGCCGTCTCGGCAGCGACGTCTATACGGCGACGATCGATCTCGGCGGCCAGGAAGTCGAACTCAACGACCTCAAGAAGGTTCTCGCCGCAGCCTGCCAGCAGTCGCTGCGCCAGGACCGCGCCGTGCTTCACTCGCTCGCAACCGGCTTCTCGCTGGACGGCGAGCGCGGCATTCGCGACCCCTTGTCCATGTACGGTGACATGCTCGGTGTCGACATGCATGTCGTCACCGCGGAGCGCGCCGCCCTCAAGAATCTCGAGCTCAGCGTCAACCGCGCGCATCTCTCGGTCGAAGGCATCGTTGCGACGCCTTACGCTTCCGGTCTGGCGGCCCTCGTCGACGACGAAGTCGAGCTCGGCTGCGCGGCCATCGACATGGGCGGCGGCACGACGACGATCTCGGTCTTTGCCGAAGGCAAGCTGGTTCACACCGACGCTGTCGGTCTGGGCGGCCATCACGTCACCACCGACCTCGCACGCGGTCTCTCGACCCGTATCGAAGATGCCGAGCGCCTGAAGGTCGTTCACGCTTCGGCGATGTCGAATTCTTCCGACGAGCGCGAACTGATCTCGATCCCGCCGATCGGCGAAGACGAGCGCGATCTGCCGACGCAGGTTCCGCGTGCGCTCGTTTCGCGCATCGTCGGTGCGCGCATCGAAGAGACAATGGAATTGATCCGCGACCGGATTCAGCGTTCGGGCTTCAGCCCGATCGTCGGCAAGCGCGTCGTGCTGACGGGCGGCGCAAGCCAGCTCACCGGCCTTGCAGACGTGGCCCGCAAGATCCTGGCCCGCAACGTTCGTATCGGCCGCCCGATGGGCGTCTCCGGCCTGCCGACGGCAGCCAAGGGACCGGCCTTTTCGACGGCGGTCGGCCTGATGATCTATCCGCAGGTCGCGGACATGGAAACACATGCGTCACAGAGCGGCCTGCTCTTGTCGCTTGGGGGAAATAACAGCCGCATAGCCCGGATGGGCCAGTGGCTGAAGGAAAGCTTCTGA